GTCATGACACCTACCAGTACCATTACGGGGTGGAGTTTGAAGTCGAGAGTTATCTGCGCTACCAAGGCGAAGCCTTCACCAAACGCTTCGACGCCAACACCTACATGCTGATGACCAAAGCGTTGGATTATTTTGACCCCGCCGCGCGCACCGATGGCGACCTCTCGGTGGCGCTGAGTAAGGCCCAATGCGAATTTTTACTGGTGTCTTTCACTACCGATTGGCGTTTTTCTCCTGAACGCAGCGAAGAAATCGTCGATGCTTTGGTCAAAGCGGGCAAACAAGTGAGCTACGCGAAAATCGAAGCGACGGAAGGCCATGACGCATTTCTGTTTCCGATTCCTCGCTACATGACGGTACTGAACACCTTTTTGACTCGCATTAGTAAGCAGCACATCCTGGAGAAAAACCATGCGCTCTGATTTAGAAATCATCGATGAATGGGTTAAACCCAATATTCGCGTGCTGGATTTGGCCTGTGGTCCCGGAGAATTGCTGCATCACCTGATTCAAAACAAACAGGTCAATGGCTACGGCTTAGAAATCGGCCATGAAGATCTAAACACCTGTCTGGAAAAAGGCATTCCGGTTCTCGAACAAAACATCGACGAAGGCCTACAGAACTTTGATGACCAAAGCTTTGACCTCGTCTTGATGACCCACGCTTTACAGCAATTTCGTCGACCCGACTTATTGATCGACGAAATGCTGCGCATCGGCAAAGAGTGCATTATTACCTTTCCTAACTTTGGTCATTGGCGCAGCCGCATGCACTTGGCGTTAAAAGGCCGCATGCCGGTGTCGGACTTTTTGCCCTACAACTGGTACGACACGCCGAACATTCACTTTTTTACCTTTCAAGATTTTGAACGCTTGTGCCATGAAAAAGACATCAAGGTGTTGCGCTGGGCCGCGGTCGATGGGCAACTCAAAGACCATTGGTGGATTCGTTCCATGCCCAACTTGTTCAGCGAAACGGCCATTTTTCACATTAGCCGATAAGCCCTTACCACCGAGGACAACAGGATGCCACGCACCCTAGTACTAGCCAGCAACAACGCCGGTAAAATCAAAGAATTCAATGCGTTACTCGCCGACATCGGCATTACCGTCAAACCCCAAGGCGAGTTTGATTTTGAAGAAGCCGAAGAAACGGGCTTGAGTTTCATCGAAAACGCCATTTTAAAAGCCCGTCATGCCTGTGCGCATACTGGCCTGCCTGCCCTTGCCGACGACTCCGGCATCGAAGTGGATTATTTAGACGGCGCGCCGGGCATTTACTCGGCTCGTTTTGCTGGCGAGCACGGCAATAACGAGGCGAACAATGCCCTATTGTTGAAAAAACTCGATGGCGTACCAGAGCAAAAACGCACCGCGCGTTTTCATTGTGTATTGGCGTATATGCGCCACCAAAACGACCCCACGCCGCAGGTGTTTCATGGCGTGTGGGAAGGCCGAATTCTAACGTCT
The sequence above is a segment of the Marinomonas sp. IMCC 4694 genome. Coding sequences within it:
- the metW gene encoding methionine biosynthesis protein MetW, coding for MRSDLEIIDEWVKPNIRVLDLACGPGELLHHLIQNKQVNGYGLEIGHEDLNTCLEKGIPVLEQNIDEGLQNFDDQSFDLVLMTHALQQFRRPDLLIDEMLRIGKECIITFPNFGHWRSRMHLALKGRMPVSDFLPYNWYDTPNIHFFTFQDFERLCHEKDIKVLRWAAVDGQLKDHWWIRSMPNLFSETAIFHISR
- the rdgB gene encoding RdgB/HAM1 family non-canonical purine NTP pyrophosphatase, which codes for MPRTLVLASNNAGKIKEFNALLADIGITVKPQGEFDFEEAEETGLSFIENAILKARHACAHTGLPALADDSGIEVDYLDGAPGIYSARFAGEHGNNEANNALLLKKLDGVPEQKRTARFHCVLAYMRHQNDPTPQVFHGVWEGRILTSAQGQEGFGYDPIFFVPEHGCSAASLPKDIKNQISHRAQALQQLLASFEQATGFEQTTGPRS